The Methylobacterium sp. PvR107 genome contains a region encoding:
- a CDS encoding carboxylesterase, producing the protein MSDPSPAFIMVGTGSAVRRIAVRVRDGAGPPVVWLGGFRSDMSATKATALDDWANQAGRKLVRFDYAAHGASSGTFADCTISSWLEDAQAVLAAQVDAPPILVGSSMGGWIACLAARARAAEGAKTAGLVLIAPALDFTEDLIWNRLSEDARKMLLRDGVLRRPSDYAPEPDPITLKLIEDGREKCLLDRQFDPACPVHILQGMRDTDVPYKHALKILGRLPAEGTVATLIADGDHRLSRPQDIARLIAAVAEIG; encoded by the coding sequence ATGAGCGATCCAAGCCCCGCATTCATCATGGTCGGTACCGGCAGCGCCGTGCGCCGCATCGCGGTCCGCGTGCGCGACGGCGCGGGGCCGCCGGTCGTGTGGCTGGGCGGATTTCGTTCGGACATGAGCGCCACGAAGGCGACAGCCCTCGATGATTGGGCCAACCAGGCGGGGCGCAAGCTGGTCCGATTCGACTATGCCGCCCACGGGGCGTCCAGCGGCACCTTCGCGGATTGCACGATCTCGTCGTGGCTCGAAGACGCGCAGGCTGTGCTCGCCGCACAGGTCGACGCGCCGCCGATCCTGGTCGGCTCGTCGATGGGCGGCTGGATCGCCTGTCTCGCGGCACGTGCTCGCGCGGCGGAGGGCGCGAAGACGGCCGGGCTGGTCCTGATCGCGCCCGCCCTGGACTTCACCGAGGACCTGATCTGGAATCGCCTGAGCGAGGACGCCCGCAAGATGCTCCTGCGGGACGGCGTCCTCCGCCGGCCGAGCGACTATGCGCCGGAGCCGGATCCGATCACCCTGAAGCTCATCGAGGATGGGCGCGAGAAGTGCCTGCTCGACCGCCAGTTCGATCCCGCCTGCCCGGTCCACATCCTCCAGGGCATGCGCGACACCGATGTGCCCTATAAGCACGCCCTCAAGATCCTTGGGCGGCTGCCGGCGGAAGGCACCGTCGCCACCCTGATCGCCGACGGCGACCACCGCCTGTCGCGGCCGCAAGACATAGCGCGGCTCATCGCGGCGGTGGCCGAAATCGGCTGA
- a CDS encoding aldo/keto reductase: MYARSFGATRVPVSVIGQGTWHIDSADRADAVRALRAGIDAGMTHIDTAEMYGDAEAIVAEAVADCREEVFLVSKVVPGNATRRGVARACEASLRRLRTDRLDSYLLHWPGPHPLEETIAGFEDLRRAGKILSWGLSNFDVDDLDRALVIAGPDRIACNQVLYHLNERAIEHAVLPWCEKHGVAMVGYSPFGSGEFPDPASVGGQVLEGIARAHGTTPYAVALAFLTRRPGVFTIPKTSRSGRAVENAGAADLHLGPAEIAMIDSHFPRGPRPRMLPML, translated from the coding sequence ATGTACGCCAGAAGCTTCGGTGCGACGCGCGTCCCGGTTTCGGTGATCGGCCAGGGCACGTGGCACATCGACAGCGCGGACCGCGCGGATGCGGTTCGCGCGCTGCGGGCCGGCATCGATGCCGGCATGACCCATATCGACACCGCCGAGATGTATGGCGACGCCGAAGCGATCGTCGCCGAGGCGGTCGCAGATTGCCGCGAGGAAGTCTTCCTCGTCTCGAAGGTCGTGCCCGGCAATGCCACCCGCCGGGGTGTCGCGCGGGCCTGCGAAGCCTCGCTCCGCCGCCTGAGGACGGACCGGCTCGACAGCTACCTGCTGCATTGGCCGGGGCCGCACCCGCTTGAGGAGACGATCGCGGGATTTGAGGATCTGCGCCGGGCGGGGAAGATCCTCTCCTGGGGCTTGAGCAACTTCGATGTCGACGACCTCGACCGGGCGCTCGTCATCGCCGGTCCGGACCGGATCGCCTGCAACCAGGTCCTGTATCATCTGAACGAGCGGGCGATCGAGCACGCGGTTTTGCCCTGGTGCGAGAAGCACGGTGTTGCGATGGTCGGCTACTCGCCCTTCGGCAGCGGCGAGTTCCCCGATCCCGCAAGCGTCGGCGGGCAGGTCTTGGAGGGAATTGCCCGCGCGCACGGGACGACCCCCTATGCCGTGGCGCTCGCCTTCCTGACGCGGCGCCCCGGAGTCTTCACGATCCCGAAAACGAGCCGCTCCGGCCGGGCAGTCGAGAATGCCGGCGCGGCGGACCTGCATCTGGGCCCGGCCGAGATCGCCATGATCGACTCGCATTTCCCGCGCGGCCCGCGCCCCCGGATGCTGCCGATGCTCTGA
- a CDS encoding Tat pathway signal protein — MLALSIPLYRRRIGRIALDTAACFALSALLVVSALAQDASEKAAPIKLQLNKVETAGEACRITMVIDNAKGTGLKSYKVDLFAFDTDGVAQKRVAVELGPFPPRKTTVKIFDFPGIACNKVGRILLNDVLACDGGDSAREACLERTETETKASLPFDR, encoded by the coding sequence GTGCTTGCCTTGAGCATACCCCTGTATCGCCGGCGTATCGGGCGCATCGCCCTCGACACGGCCGCCTGCTTCGCGCTCTCGGCGCTTCTCGTCGTTTCGGCGCTCGCTCAGGATGCGTCCGAGAAGGCGGCACCAATCAAGCTTCAGCTCAACAAGGTCGAGACGGCCGGTGAGGCCTGCCGGATCACCATGGTGATCGACAACGCCAAAGGGACCGGCCTGAAATCCTACAAGGTCGACCTCTTCGCCTTCGACACCGACGGCGTCGCGCAGAAGCGGGTGGCCGTGGAGCTCGGCCCGTTTCCGCCCCGCAAGACCACCGTCAAGATCTTCGATTTCCCCGGGATCGCCTGCAACAAGGTCGGCCGGATCCTCCTCAATGACGTCCTGGCTTGCGACGGCGGGGATTCCGCCCGCGAGGCTTGCCTCGAACGGACCGAGACGGAGACCAAGGCCAGCCTCCCCTTCGACCGCTGA
- a CDS encoding energy transducer TonB: MSTFTLTDLPAGLGERRPSGLIAAFLVALILHALVLAGVMFLRLSPPAPPGEQQITVDLAPVMTDAATEAPAEQQMSQAAPPETKPVELPPDEAVQPPPPAEMAEVKPEETPAVEPPPASEPVETQNQVITSTSEAAEPLAAPPTELAKTEEPPKPAPDPAKLKAEREAKLRKIREEKIREQKREEARQERLEEIREAKAKAAREAKARQAKAQQGAESRNSASASRQNAAGRAAAGNDPSALRQWTGAISSAIHGRMNAGAANGTSGGTAVVRFTVMRSGQVTGAGLARSSGVGQIDSAALSAVRGSLPPAPAGVTQSSLSVSIPLNFRVR; encoded by the coding sequence ATGAGCACCTTTACGTTGACGGATCTGCCGGCCGGTCTCGGCGAGCGCCGCCCGTCCGGGCTGATCGCCGCCTTCCTCGTCGCCCTGATCCTGCATGCCCTCGTGCTGGCTGGGGTGATGTTCCTGCGGCTCTCGCCGCCTGCCCCTCCCGGTGAGCAGCAGATTACCGTCGACCTGGCGCCGGTCATGACCGACGCAGCCACCGAGGCCCCGGCCGAGCAGCAGATGAGCCAGGCCGCACCGCCGGAGACGAAGCCCGTCGAGCTGCCGCCCGACGAGGCGGTTCAGCCACCGCCGCCCGCCGAGATGGCGGAAGTGAAGCCCGAGGAGACCCCGGCCGTCGAACCGCCGCCGGCCTCCGAGCCGGTGGAAACCCAGAACCAGGTCATCACCTCGACTTCCGAGGCCGCCGAGCCGCTGGCTGCGCCGCCGACGGAGTTGGCCAAGACCGAGGAGCCACCGAAGCCGGCGCCCGATCCCGCCAAGCTCAAAGCCGAGCGCGAGGCGAAGCTGCGGAAGATCCGCGAGGAGAAGATCCGCGAGCAGAAGCGTGAGGAGGCGCGGCAGGAACGGCTCGAGGAGATCCGTGAGGCGAAGGCGAAAGCCGCGCGTGAGGCGAAAGCGCGCCAAGCCAAGGCGCAGCAGGGTGCCGAATCCCGCAATTCGGCCTCGGCATCGCGTCAGAACGCGGCCGGCCGTGCGGCTGCCGGCAACGATCCCAGTGCGCTGCGCCAGTGGACGGGCGCGATCAGTTCGGCGATCCACGGACGCATGAATGCGGGTGCTGCCAACGGCACGAGCGGAGGAACCGCGGTGGTCCGGTTCACGGTCATGCGTTCGGGTCAAGTCACGGGGGCCGGTCTGGCCCGTTCCAGCGGGGTCGGTCAGATCGATAGCGCCGCCCTCTCGGCGGTTCGCGGTTCTCTGCCGCCGGCGCCGGCCGGGGTGACCCAGTCGAGCCTGTCGGTGTCCATCCCTCTCAACTTCCGCGTGCGCTAA
- a CDS encoding ExbD/TolR family protein, whose amino-acid sequence MAMGSIRASDDDDLDDAPMSDINVTPMVDVMLVLLIIFMVAAPLMTTGVPVQLPKTAAPKVAQSKKPQEVTVDKDGNPSIAKEVFTMDSIVPRLREMAAADKDQVILVRGDRDVPYGKVMEVMGLVGQAGFTKVSLIAQSPGGAAPAAPAAPAGTAR is encoded by the coding sequence ATGGCGATGGGATCCATTCGCGCGAGCGACGACGACGATCTCGACGACGCGCCGATGTCCGACATCAACGTGACCCCGATGGTCGACGTGATGCTCGTCCTGCTGATCATCTTCATGGTCGCCGCCCCGCTGATGACCACCGGCGTGCCGGTTCAGCTGCCGAAGACGGCGGCGCCCAAGGTGGCGCAATCGAAGAAGCCGCAGGAGGTCACCGTCGACAAGGACGGCAACCCGTCGATCGCCAAGGAGGTGTTCACGATGGACAGCATCGTGCCGCGCCTGCGTGAGATGGCAGCCGCCGACAAGGATCAGGTCATCCTGGTCCGCGGCGACCGCGATGTCCCCTACGGCAAGGTCATGGAAGTGATGGGGCTCGTCGGCCAAGCCGGCTTCACCAAGGTGTCGCTGATCGCCCAATCGCCGGGCGGCGCGGCCCCCGCGGCCCCGGCCGCGCCCGCAGGGACTGCCCGCTGA
- a CDS encoding sensor domain-containing diguanylate cyclase — translation MIIRLNSEYSHRECAFGCSRGDATVMILRSAAIALHTHLADRATRLIAAAGASLLVCLTLLGVYLCVDLRDIAWHGARRNGANLLAVIEEGVGQSIRSYDQALRDAARLARRPEIAALEPELRRLAVFNLSPLQSGLGLAAITDVEGQVRLTSDPNQSPALNLSDLPEFQALRSDPQAGLILTGPTRSRMTGRQIIRMSRRIEMPDGAFAGIVTGSIVLAHFQRLFDRLRFDDGLIINVFHRDGTLLMRAPERPAVLGRNIASSPGYRTYQTHQQGEFVGFSSLDGEARLYAFTNLHDLPLIVTVATSVESIRAHWIYKAAIIAVLILCLNVLTFCLTILLYREVGRRAIAEASTQQANAALAILARTDGLTGLPNRRSYDEHVAAEWTRAARTHSFLALMIVDADHFKQFNDRFGHHRGDEVLKVIADCIRRTHPIDGLCFRIGGEEFVVLLPGLDAAAACDVAEQVRRAVVNLQIAHAPEVGGVATVSIGLASADPGSGGAPDTLFMAADAALYAAKKAGRNRVRAASAEEPVLRARCA, via the coding sequence CGACGGTGATGATCCTGCGATCAGCTGCCATAGCCCTGCACACGCATCTCGCGGATCGGGCAACCCGCCTGATCGCCGCAGCCGGCGCCAGCCTGCTCGTCTGTCTGACCTTGCTCGGTGTCTATCTTTGTGTCGATCTGCGCGACATCGCTTGGCATGGCGCACGACGCAATGGCGCCAACCTGCTGGCGGTGATCGAGGAGGGGGTCGGTCAAAGCATCCGGTCCTACGATCAAGCGCTGCGTGATGCGGCCCGCCTGGCGCGCCGGCCGGAGATCGCCGCCCTGGAGCCCGAACTCAGGCGGTTGGCCGTCTTCAATCTTTCCCCTCTGCAGTCGGGTCTGGGTCTGGCCGCGATTACGGACGTCGAAGGCCAGGTACGGTTGACGAGCGATCCCAACCAGTCGCCGGCCCTCAACTTGAGTGATCTACCGGAGTTTCAGGCTCTGCGTTCCGATCCACAGGCGGGTCTGATCCTGACGGGGCCGACCCGTTCTCGTATGACGGGGCGCCAGATCATCCGCATGAGCCGTCGGATCGAGATGCCCGATGGCGCTTTCGCCGGTATCGTGACGGGGTCGATCGTCCTGGCGCACTTCCAGCGGCTCTTCGACCGTCTGCGCTTCGATGACGGCCTGATCATCAATGTCTTCCACCGCGACGGGACGCTGCTGATGCGCGCGCCGGAGCGCCCGGCGGTGCTCGGCCGGAACATCGCAAGCAGCCCCGGCTACCGGACCTATCAGACGCATCAGCAGGGCGAGTTTGTAGGTTTTTCGAGTCTCGACGGAGAGGCGCGCCTCTACGCCTTTACCAACCTCCACGATCTTCCACTGATCGTGACAGTGGCCACCAGCGTCGAGAGCATTCGCGCCCACTGGATCTACAAGGCTGCCATCATCGCTGTCCTGATCCTCTGCCTGAACGTCCTGACCTTCTGCCTGACGATCCTGCTTTATCGGGAAGTCGGACGTCGGGCGATCGCCGAAGCCTCCACGCAGCAGGCCAATGCCGCGCTTGCCATCCTGGCGCGGACGGATGGCCTGACCGGCCTTCCCAACCGGCGCAGCTACGACGAGCACGTCGCTGCGGAGTGGACGCGTGCCGCCCGAACCCACTCGTTTTTGGCGTTGATGATCGTGGATGCGGACCACTTCAAGCAGTTCAACGACCGGTTTGGCCATCACCGCGGTGACGAGGTCCTCAAGGTGATCGCCGACTGCATCCGCCGGACGCATCCGATCGATGGGCTCTGCTTCCGGATCGGGGGCGAGGAGTTCGTTGTGCTCCTGCCGGGGCTCGACGCCGCGGCCGCCTGCGACGTGGCCGAGCAGGTGCGCAGAGCCGTGGTGAATCTGCAGATCGCCCACGCTCCGGAGGTTGGCGGTGTCGCCACCGTCAGCATCGGCCTCGCGAGTGCCGATCCCGGCTCCGGCGGTGCTCCAGACACGCTGTTCATGGCGGCGGATGCGGCGCTGTACGCGGCCAAGAAGGCGGGCCGCAATCGCGTGCGCGCCGCATCCGCCGAGGAGCCGGTCCTGCGTGCGCGGTGCGCCTGA
- a CDS encoding MerR family transcriptional regulator, producing MKIGDLARRSGLSVHTLRYYERIGLIPFADRDRSGRRDYDVSILTWIAFLGRLKATGMPISEMVRYADLRAQGATTAPERRRLLDHHRAQVARTIAEFQSCLLVLDAKIAGYGDSPERIIDDTDANAGRKPVRSRAAGPL from the coding sequence GAGATCTCGCCAGGCGATCAGGCTTATCGGTCCATACGCTTCGTTACTACGAGCGTATTGGGCTGATACCCTTCGCAGACCGAGACCGATCCGGGCGGCGGGATTACGATGTTTCAATCCTCACGTGGATTGCCTTCCTCGGTCGCCTGAAAGCGACCGGAATGCCGATCAGCGAGATGGTGCGCTACGCCGATTTGCGGGCTCAAGGCGCCACGACGGCTCCTGAACGCCGACGGCTGCTTGATCATCATCGCGCGCAAGTGGCTCGAACCATCGCCGAATTCCAGAGCTGTCTACTCGTCCTCGACGCGAAAATCGCCGGCTACGGCGACAGCCCCGAGAGGATCATCGATGACACAGACGCAAACGCCGGACGTAAGCCGGTTCGATCGCGGGCAGCGGGCCCTCTCTGA
- a CDS encoding carboxymuconolactone decarboxylase family protein: MTQTQTPDVSRFDRGQRALSDIDGEAGEAVVAALADIAPDFARYLIEFPFGDIYSRPGLDLRSREIATIAALAALGNAAPQLKVHIAAGLNVGLTRTKITEILMQMAVYAGFPAALNGLFAAKEVFARHPKPAETA, encoded by the coding sequence ATGACACAGACGCAAACGCCGGACGTAAGCCGGTTCGATCGCGGGCAGCGGGCCCTCTCTGACATCGACGGTGAGGCCGGGGAAGCGGTCGTGGCGGCCCTTGCAGACATCGCGCCGGACTTCGCCCGCTATTTGATCGAGTTTCCGTTCGGCGACATCTACAGTCGCCCGGGTCTCGACCTCCGCAGCCGCGAGATCGCGACGATCGCGGCCCTCGCCGCACTCGGCAACGCGGCGCCACAACTTAAGGTGCATATCGCGGCCGGTCTCAACGTCGGCCTGACCCGGACCAAAATTACCGAGATCCTGATGCAGATGGCCGTCTACGCCGGGTTCCCGGCGGCATTGAACGGGCTGTTCGCCGCGAAAGAGGTGTTCGCACGACATCCAAAGCCAGCGGAGACAGCCTGA
- a CDS encoding glycosyltransferase family 4 protein, which produces MRVLAEGPRMGDERRGLSGFPTEIGVLAGARILQIIPELDAGGAERTTVDVAAALAAVSARPLVATEGGRLVGELQAKGGHWHPFPAASKNPVLMAVNVLRLMALCRRERVQIIHARSRAPAWVALGAARRLGLPFVTTFHGSYSGRTSVKVLYNSVMARGDVVIANSHYTASLINRLHAEQAGDRVRVIHRGTDLSTFNPVAVGTARVEALRRAWNVAPHERVILLAARLTAWKGHRVLIEAVAQMRDRGVPDIAVVLAGDPQGRAAYERELDALIAARNLGGVVRRVGHCTDMPAAYRAASVVAVPSVEPEAFGRSAVEAQALGAPVVVSDLGAVPETVLAPPDVPAGQRTGWRVPPGDAAALAAALTEALSLGASARDALARRGRAHVEANFSLERMAGDTLAVYAELLARDR; this is translated from the coding sequence ATGCGCGTCCTCGCCGAGGGACCGCGAATGGGCGACGAGCGCCGCGGTCTGTCGGGCTTCCCGACGGAGATCGGCGTCCTGGCCGGAGCGCGGATCCTGCAGATCATCCCCGAACTCGACGCCGGCGGCGCGGAGCGGACAACCGTCGACGTCGCGGCTGCCCTGGCGGCCGTCAGCGCCCGCCCCCTGGTCGCGACCGAGGGCGGGCGGCTGGTCGGAGAGCTGCAGGCGAAGGGCGGGCACTGGCACCCGTTCCCCGCGGCGTCGAAGAACCCGGTCCTGATGGCCGTGAACGTCCTGCGGCTCATGGCGCTCTGCCGCCGGGAGCGCGTGCAGATCATCCATGCGCGCTCCCGGGCTCCGGCTTGGGTCGCCCTCGGTGCCGCGCGTCGGCTCGGACTGCCCTTCGTCACCACCTTTCACGGCAGCTATTCCGGCCGCACCAGCGTGAAGGTGCTGTACAACTCAGTCATGGCTCGTGGCGACGTGGTGATCGCCAATTCGCACTACACGGCGTCGCTGATCAATCGCCTTCACGCCGAGCAGGCCGGCGATCGCGTCCGGGTCATCCATCGCGGAACGGACCTGTCCACCTTCAATCCGGTGGCCGTCGGCACGGCCCGGGTCGAAGCCCTGCGCCGCGCCTGGAACGTGGCACCGCACGAGCGGGTGATTCTTCTGGCGGCCCGATTGACAGCCTGGAAGGGGCATCGCGTCCTGATCGAGGCGGTGGCGCAAATGCGCGACCGGGGCGTTCCGGATATCGCGGTCGTGCTGGCCGGCGACCCGCAGGGCCGCGCCGCCTACGAGCGCGAGCTTGATGCGCTGATCGCGGCACGGAACCTGGGCGGCGTTGTCCGCAGGGTCGGCCATTGCACCGACATGCCGGCGGCTTACCGGGCTGCCTCGGTGGTTGCTGTGCCATCCGTCGAGCCCGAAGCCTTCGGGCGCTCCGCCGTCGAAGCGCAGGCGCTCGGCGCGCCGGTGGTCGTCTCGGATCTCGGCGCCGTCCCGGAAACGGTTCTAGCCCCGCCAGACGTACCCGCCGGTCAGCGCACCGGCTGGCGCGTACCCCCCGGAGACGCCGCCGCGCTGGCGGCGGCGCTCACGGAAGCCCTATCGCTCGGCGCCAGCGCCCGCGACGCGCTCGCGCGCAGGGGCCGCGCGCATGTCGAGGCCAACTTCTCTCTTGAGCGGATGGCGGGTGACACGCTCGCGGTCTACGCGGAACTGCTGGCGCGCGACCGGTAG
- a CDS encoding adenylate/guanylate cyclase domain-containing protein — translation MLPAHRMFWALILLASAGAGLLYNVIFAAGAAPLAGFTYGLCTGATVLAFDRGLILAGLQARIRRFPAWLYVPAAELAYVLMIMAGNAIGGLVVWSFALTPDDLATATRMTARVLAYALAVSGLLVFVIRMRDLIGGEVFVNFMIGRYHKPVAEERIFLFLDVVGSTAFAEAHGDLRAQEYLGAVFATLAEPVRRNGGSVDDYIGDLAMVTWPMARGLKDARCVTCLLDVLDRIEADAAAWKARFGTVPQLRAALHGGSVVTAEVGVDRHKIAYFGDAVNVTSRIEALCRPLGVGILISQDLLGRLPRLPAGVRARSLGAHALRGRGAPLAVATLERGLAETAPIEDLAARRAVAAR, via the coding sequence ATGCTGCCGGCCCACCGGATGTTCTGGGCGCTGATCCTTCTGGCCTCCGCAGGCGCCGGACTTCTCTACAATGTCATCTTCGCCGCGGGAGCCGCGCCGCTCGCTGGGTTCACCTACGGTCTCTGCACCGGCGCGACGGTGCTGGCCTTCGATCGCGGCCTGATCCTGGCCGGCTTGCAGGCCCGGATCCGGCGTTTCCCGGCTTGGCTCTACGTGCCGGCCGCCGAACTCGCCTACGTACTGATGATCATGGCGGGCAACGCGATCGGCGGGCTGGTGGTCTGGTCTTTCGCCCTCACGCCCGACGATCTAGCCACCGCGACCCGCATGACGGCGCGTGTGCTCGCCTACGCGTTGGCCGTGTCCGGCCTCCTCGTGTTCGTGATCCGGATGCGCGACCTCATCGGCGGCGAGGTGTTCGTGAACTTCATGATCGGCCGCTACCACAAGCCGGTGGCGGAGGAGCGGATCTTCCTGTTCCTCGACGTGGTCGGCTCGACGGCCTTCGCCGAGGCGCATGGCGATCTGAGAGCCCAGGAATATCTCGGCGCCGTCTTCGCGACCCTGGCCGAGCCGGTGCGGCGCAACGGCGGATCCGTCGATGATTATATCGGGGATCTGGCCATGGTGACTTGGCCGATGGCCCGAGGGCTCAAGGATGCGCGTTGTGTGACGTGCCTGCTCGATGTGCTCGATCGGATCGAGGCGGATGCCGCGGCCTGGAAAGCCCGGTTCGGGACAGTGCCCCAGCTGCGGGCGGCCCTGCACGGCGGCTCCGTGGTGACGGCCGAAGTCGGCGTCGATCGGCACAAGATCGCCTATTTCGGAGATGCCGTGAACGTGACGTCCCGGATCGAAGCCCTGTGCCGCCCGCTGGGCGTCGGTATCCTGATCTCGCAGGATCTTCTCGGGCGGCTGCCGCGCCTGCCGGCAGGCGTGCGGGCGCGCTCGCTCGGCGCCCATGCCCTGCGCGGGCGCGGCGCGCCGCTGGCCGTGGCCACGCTCGAGCGGGGCCTCGCCGAGACCGCGCCGATCGAGGATCTGGCGGCCCGCCGTGCGGTGGCCGCCCGCTGA
- a CDS encoding Hsp20 family protein, whose translation MTRSSPFGHPFLLGFDEIEQALDRVSKAANDGYPPYNIERLPRTESEPERLRITLAVAGFTRDQLDVMLEESQLVVRGRQVDERERHFLHRGIAARQFQRTFLLADGMEVLGADLANGLLSIDLVRPEPDRIVRKIDIGARG comes from the coding sequence ATGACCCGATCCTCGCCCTTCGGGCACCCGTTCCTGCTTGGCTTCGATGAGATCGAGCAGGCGCTCGACCGGGTCTCCAAGGCCGCCAACGATGGCTATCCGCCCTACAACATCGAGCGTCTGCCCCGAACGGAGAGCGAGCCCGAGCGTCTGCGCATCACGCTGGCGGTGGCCGGATTCACCCGGGACCAGCTCGACGTGATGCTGGAGGAGAGCCAGCTGGTGGTCCGCGGCCGGCAGGTGGACGAGCGCGAGCGCCACTTCCTCCATCGCGGCATTGCCGCCCGCCAGTTCCAACGGACCTTTCTCCTGGCCGACGGCATGGAGGTTCTGGGGGCAGACCTCGCCAACGGCCTGCTGTCCATCGATCTGGTGCGTCCGGAGCCCGACCGCATCGTGCGGAAGATCGATATCGGCGCCCGCGGCTGA
- a CDS encoding DUF1150 domain-containing protein → MTDLNMSPLTPADLDPADFQPADLAALGEGHIAYVRPIRSDEVRRFFPQAPELTPGLDLFALLSASGAPIMLADSRDVVLANAFAHDLQPVSLH, encoded by the coding sequence ATGACCGATCTGAACATGTCGCCCCTGACCCCCGCCGATCTCGATCCGGCCGATTTCCAGCCGGCGGATCTCGCTGCGCTGGGCGAGGGGCATATCGCCTACGTCCGGCCGATCCGGTCCGACGAGGTGCGCCGCTTCTTCCCGCAGGCTCCGGAACTGACGCCCGGCCTGGATCTGTTCGCCCTTCTCTCGGCGAGCGGCGCGCCGATCATGCTGGCCGACTCCCGCGATGTCGTGCTGGCCAACGCGTTCGCGCACGACCTGCAGCCTGTCAGCCTCCACTGA
- a CDS encoding MotA/TolQ/ExbB proton channel family protein — protein sequence MDPTQAPIEAAHDFSFLGLFLQADPIVKGVMILLVIASIACWTVVFEKVIRLSAARRQAKAFATLVRSGGSLDGDHRGIAGHVVKAAIDAWRDQDSSETRAERRERIERAMKGALTLEMKRLRTGLSLLATSGSTAPFVGLFGTVWGIMNSFSSIARSQDTSLAVVAPGIAEALFATAIGLVVAIPAVMAYNKLSADIGGVQSTFGSYISVLGNRLARDRAGAHRAAAE from the coding sequence ATGGACCCGACACAAGCCCCGATCGAGGCGGCCCACGACTTCTCGTTCCTCGGCCTGTTCCTTCAGGCCGACCCGATCGTGAAGGGTGTGATGATCCTTCTGGTGATCGCTTCGATCGCGTGCTGGACGGTCGTTTTCGAGAAGGTGATCCGGCTGTCCGCGGCACGGCGTCAGGCGAAAGCCTTCGCGACGCTGGTGCGCTCGGGTGGAAGCCTCGACGGTGACCACAGGGGCATCGCGGGCCACGTCGTTAAGGCCGCGATCGATGCGTGGCGCGACCAGGATTCGTCGGAGACGCGCGCGGAGCGGCGCGAGCGGATCGAGCGGGCCATGAAGGGGGCGCTCACCCTTGAGATGAAGAGACTTCGGACCGGGTTGTCCCTGTTGGCCACCTCAGGCTCGACGGCGCCCTTCGTGGGCCTGTTCGGCACCGTCTGGGGCATCATGAACTCGTTCTCGTCGATCGCCCGCAGCCAGGACACTTCGCTCGCCGTCGTCGCGCCGGGTATCGCGGAAGCGCTGTTCGCGACCGCGATCGGCCTCGTCGTCGCGATCCCTGCCGTGATGGCCTACAACAAGTTGTCGGCTGATATCGGCGGCGTCCAGAGCACGTTCGGATCCTACATCTCCGTGCTCGGGAACCGCCTCGCGCGCGACCGCGCCGGTGCCCACCGCGCCGCCGCCGAGTAA
- a CDS encoding BrnA antitoxin family protein has translation MADDRNRRRFTDPRAAAEAAFRAATTPKPSETPPQPVLRPAVAPAAIPGAREVVSLRLDSTVLAHFQKDGPGWQDRINEALKALVAGA, from the coding sequence ATGGCCGACGATCGCAACCGCCGCCGCTTCACCGATCCCCGCGCGGCGGCCGAAGCCGCTTTTCGGGCCGCCACTACCCCGAAGCCGTCCGAAACACCGCCGCAGCCGGTCTTGCGGCCGGCCGTAGCGCCCGCCGCAATTCCCGGTGCGCGGGAGGTTGTCAGCCTTCGCCTCGACAGCACCGTCCTCGCGCATTTCCAGAAGGATGGGCCGGGCTGGCAGGACCGCATCAACGAGGCGCTGAAGGCGCTCGTCGCCGGCGCCTAG
- a CDS encoding YaiI/YqxD family protein — protein MTSTRASPPIYLDGDACPVKDETYRVAARYGLTVHVVANSVLNLPREPWIVRVVVGSELDAADDWIAARASPGSIVLTADVPLAARCVKAGATVLAFTGKPFSEASIGMALATRDLMQSLREAGAVTGGPKPFSRADRSALLSALDHAVNRILRQRPTAG, from the coding sequence ATGACCTCGACGCGCGCGTCCCCGCCGATCTACCTCGATGGCGACGCCTGCCCGGTGAAGGACGAGACGTACCGGGTGGCCGCGCGCTACGGCCTGACGGTCCACGTCGTCGCCAACAGCGTGCTGAACCTGCCGCGCGAGCCCTGGATCGTGCGCGTCGTCGTCGGCTCCGAACTCGACGCCGCCGATGATTGGATCGCCGCCCGGGCCAGTCCCGGCAGCATCGTGCTGACGGCCGACGTGCCGCTCGCCGCACGCTGCGTGAAGGCCGGCGCGACGGTCCTCGCCTTCACCGGCAAGCCGTTCAGCGAGGCGTCGATCGGCATGGCGCTCGCAACGCGTGACCTCATGCAATCGCTGCGTGAGGCGGGCGCCGTCACCGGCGGACCGAAACCGTTTTCACGCGCCGATCGATCGGCGTTGCTGTCGGCGCTCGATCACGCGGTCAACCGAATCCTTCGGCAGCGTCCGACCGCCGGCTGA